The DNA sequence CTTGCTACTGAAGAGTATTTTGTTCGATCAAAATTAGCGTTCATGGATTGGTGGGCAGAAACAACCAACAATTGAACGGGCATGTCCTCACAAACGAAATATTtgtaataagaaaataaattttgaagaGAGAGACTTTTGCCAGGGAACATGATAAGagctgattgcaacaacttgTGAGTAAATTCAACCTCATCATTTGAGGGGCCACGCCTTGATATCTCATACCTACcattcaacctttttttatcATGTCTTCACGACCCAAAAATTcgaatttttcaagtttaccCATTTCGTCCAAATTAGTGAACAACGATTCTGATTTGGTAATACATGTATAATAACTTCTTTCTGTATTTGGACAATGAAGTGAGCTAATTAAaacattgatttcatttcCTATTCTTCTGTGTAAGATCACAATTTTGAGAAATTGTGGCAACAACTAACTTACAGAAGTGAAAATGCACACGAAGCAGCTAATGGGTACCCTGTACAGGCGTGGTGACATTATCTGGAAACATGTCCAGGACCATACATGACAGACTAAACGGATACACCACTTCGCCTACAGACCGCATTTTACTACAATTATCTCTATAATAAAAGTAAAGATATCAAGAAACGCCCATAGATTCACTTGAAGACACTTCCAATCAGCGGGAAAGACATCCTGGCCCCTGTGACAAACCTTGACCacgaaaaatgaaagaaaaggttGGTAGTATTTCATATATTAGATTTTATCATTCGGCGTGTTTATTTGAAAGTGGAATTACTTTCGTTTAATTTGATTCGTAGACGTAAGATCTGAGGTTTCGCATTTGATACCTACACTTATTATTTCGCTTttgtaaaaattgtttcgGTTAAaacatgataataattatagagGTTTAAAAACTGAGAGGTACGAATGAAACAACTTCGTATTTCTTTCCGTGGTAGTTCGCGCGTGGGGGTCTCGCGCGAGAAAATCTCGGGCATGAATTTTGCATCCGTGCGAATTCCAAGGAACTAACAGACAGACGTCTCCACTAACATATTCAGTACATATAAGAGGTATGGCTTAGTGAATAACATTTTATATGATTATTCATATATTTTGAATGAGTAGGTGCCACAATGATGTTTTAGTTTTGGAGGGCTGAATGAAAGAGATTTATGACACAGGGTATTTCTACACACATCCAAAGTTGGaataatttcaaagaaacctGATAGTTCGGTgaggatttctttttttttcattgcccAAGACAGCAATAACTAAGTTGTTATTatgttcatgaaaaaaatatatattaagtCCTGATTAGCTGAGAACTGAGGGCAATTTTCATGTAATTAATTAAGTTGCAAGAATTAAATGACAAATTGGCTGGGATTGGTGCAAAACACAATGCAAGATTtaaatgagccaatcagatacATCATCACTTTAGCATGTTGCACCTGTACACTGAAGGTTTTCTTAGTCTCTAAGTTATCCCATGTTTAGTCCAGAGTCTTCAAGGATGGTTCTTCCTTTCACAAGTTTACTataatttcttttatattcatttattaatttttttaatattgttttcttattgCTTTCAAAATTCAATACAGTCTTTTACAAATGGCATAAAGCTGCACTACTTTACAACATTCATACTATACTTTATCACTGCAATTAACACAGCTTACAACACAACTCTAGAAGAACATGTTACAACACGAAGTAATTCGTTCTTAGTAAAACTAAAACAGTACAATACAGTAGAGATATACATGACTTTAGGAGGGTATTGTACAATACTATATTACAAAAGTGTTTATCTTTCTTTATATGTTatagcatattttttttatttttgttttgttttttgtaagCAGTGTACAGGAATTGTGGGTACCTGCATCATGACTACACTTTTAGCCAGATGCAGAAGGTGTTGCTGCGCTTATTTGGAGaaattccaatttttttcatttatcttGCCTTTCCTTACTTGCTATCCTGTTGTGATGGTCTTTCATCATACATTAAAaccatttaatagccaactgatacattttacttcattttccaTCATGTGCCCATGATAATgtcttcattttttccttgtaaTGACAgctgtttcaaatttaaaggCTGCTTCTGAGGATTCGCTTCAATGAACTTTGTATTTGAGAAAAACCGCACACTCTTTATCTGTTCACTCTTACCTTTAAATTTCCCTTCTAATTTTTGTCCAAGAGCTTTCAGTGCCTTTAAAActggaaataaacaaaaagaccAATCCATACatgatttgttttgtatttgaagAGAACAACGGAAATGATGCTAAAGAAGTTTCCTAGGCACAAAGGTGTACACTTCCCAAGGCCATTTGAATCCCTCAAAGATCAATCTTTGTTTTAGCCACAACAATCATGTTGATTGTTCCTCAAAAACggaattttattatttgaaattCAAGCAAGGACTTCTGTTCCCAGAggagagtaaaaaaaaattcgcgtTTCTTTCGCCCGAGCTTTTATTTCTCGCTGGAATTAGGCAGTGTGCGAGAAGACTAACTTCATTAGTTAGTTGCGCGGTTTAGCTATCTATGACGCTGGGCACGAGGAGTGAGTCGAAAGCTATCTTCTACTCGCCCGTTAATTACAGGCACCGCAACTGGGAAATAGCAACGAAGGGGATGAGTTCCCTTCTAAGGGACCATAAAGTATTTTCTCCATTGAAGCGCTGAATAGCTGGTATCGCTTTACGTTTACTTGTGCATTGATACAACCGATTCCTTGAAATCACCGTAGTGAttactgaaaaattaattttaaattaatttatattttctcCACCATGGTTTCACTTGCAACGCGACAACACTGAACTCGCATTTGACTGGCCTCCACTAAGATGGCTAGACAGCTTAGCGAGAAAGCAATTTAGCATGCAGCATATCATGACAGAGACAACTAACACAACAGCGAAAGAGCTCTTCGTGTTCATGTTAAACGCTGTAAAGAGAATTTTACCATGAAAAAGTCACCTGAATGTGTTACCAAAAGGGCTTTGAGCTTTAGCGTCGATATGCCTTTTGCTGTGGTAACATTTTTATCAAAGCTGATGACCACTTCTTTCTTTAACATGGAAATGACAGGATTATAATTAACaacttgttttgttctttgtcaATATCGAGGAGTCGACTTGAGTCATTAGCAAAGTTTGTATAAACATGAGCTCATCATTTCCCTACCATTTCCTGGAAGCAAATGTTTGTCTCGGATTTGCATAACTGgttcgaattctcccaactccCCTCGTGTTTAGATGAGGCTTTgtaaacaacgaaaaaagtcctctattgcttaaatgttGAATAAGGGCTATATTTACTGTTGGCTATACATGTCAAGAAACGGAAAGATTTGTTtgtattaaggacggtgcctactaattcaaaggtatttttgccccGGTTTATGATTACCcaggaaacgtagatcttaacaagcactattgaaatccaaaaagaaaactgggggtaaccacgcatttttcaaagataattgaggaataatatttgtaaaaagctttaaaatacaaagcaatatatggcgttctttctcaaattgaaacgtaattatctctcaaaaatgcatggttaccccatattttctttttgaataccaatggtacttacaaagatctactttctacgggtagttttaaaccgcgcaaaaatatcactgaaTTTGAAAGCATCACCGATAGGAAAACCCTAGTATctcgagatgcgcagaacgtatgcgcaataacaatagtaggcaccgccctTAAAATAGCAGACAAAAGCCCAGAAGATTTCATGCCTTACCCAGCTTTTTCTACTAATCTCAATTGATCCTAACTTTAAGTaaatttgtgattttacattacattttCTGCGGTGGTCACCTGTGTCAAACGTGCACGTACCtcttaaatttgaaacaagttgTAAATATTTGTAGATGGGGTATATACTGGTTATGCCTTTGAAGTAAATATCATTCAAGTACAAAGTTTGCTTTTGGggaaatgaaagcaaatttGATCAACTCCTTTTTTTCGCTACATTAGCGAAATCTTTGCCACAATTGTAAATTCCTTTACTCGTACAGTATCTCAACGCGTAACGGGCTTAAAGCCgccttttttctctctttctttctttgtttttctcttatttttttcgCTTATTCAGTACGGGACTGGATTAAGTGGCTGGGAGTTTCTAATATTTTTTCCAGTAGTTTCTTGAAATTGAGGagcttatttttttaattctcacGACGATCGGTTCagtttatttaaacacgaCGGATTTAAGAAGTATTACACGACGGATTTAAGAAGTAAATGTGAGGAATGACATTAGCAGACATTTCCCATGGAAGAAACAGATGCGGTTTCTGCTAAGATTTCTCCCAATAGTTACTTGAAATTAAggaacttatttttttttcatttcatgatGATCaattctatttatttattttgacatttttctttcattgtttgcATCATTTGAGTAACATTTCGTTTACTTATATCCAAAGCTCAATTATCTAAAATCGTTAATTATGTGTAACGTGAATAAATTGAAGGCTGGTTTGCGGATAATTTCTCTTCCAAGGCCAATCTGCAGATAATGTAGAATCAGTTTCTAGTGGCATAGCATTTCACTTGTTCTTGGACAATCAAGTCGATCCTTCGTGAGCCATTTGGCAAGAGGCAAGAACTCTTGAGAAAAGGCTAGTTGAACATTACGGGTATGTAAATTTTTTGTCAGTAGAATATGTCAATGAGATTGCTTAATAAAAGCCACCTGCCATTAGAAAAGCGTTCGCAAGCAATAAACATGGAAAATAACTCTTGGACAACTGCAACCGTGGTAGTCGCAGCGATTCTTGTTTGTACTGTCATCTTTATTGGAATTTTGGGCAACTTAGTGGTTCTCCTGGTCACTATTAAAGGGAACAGAGTTCGTACCAAAGGGCGTGCATTTATAGCAAGCTTGACCATAGCCGACACTTTGGCTTCGACCAATTTGATCTTCATGCTGACATCTGCTGTCAGCTATGGCAAGTGGGTCTTCGGCGGCACTTTTTGTCAGCTTAATGGTTTTCTTACTTCGCAATTCGTTGCATCCTCGACATATAGTCTCCAAGCCATAAGTGTCAATCGATACTTCATTGTTGTCAAAGAAAACCTCTATGGGAGTGTTTTTACCGCGAGAAATCAGTTGCTAACTATAGCATTGATTTGGTGTATCCCTATTCCTCTTGCCATCGGACCTGTTCTTGGGTGGTcacattttgaatttcaaccAGGAAAGTGTCTTTGTCTTTATGATTTCCGCAGTTCCATTTCGTATTCCATGGCGGTGGTTCTAGTCACAGTGCTTCTTCCCCTTCTTGTAATGAGCTTGTGctattttctaattttcaaGCGAGTGACACATCACTCCAACCAAGTCGACACCGTGATGAATAACGCTCAAACTTTGAATATCCGGGAGGTGAAGATCACTAAAACACTTTTTGTAGTATTTGCTGCTTATGTAGTTTGCTTTGCTCCCGCTGCAATAGTCAACTTGCTGAAAATCGTGATACCTACTTTCAAGATTCCACTCTGGATCGACATTTTATTCACGattcttgtgtttttcaaTCATGCCAACAACCCGATCATTTATGGAGCATTGAACAGGCAATATCGAAAGGCTTTTAAGGATATCTTCAGAAATTCCGTGAGATTAAGTTATTCTGGCAACGATCCTGTGTTAGCAGGTAACAGAGTGTTGCCACAAGTCGTCGACACGAAACGACTAGAGGTTGGGCTTGGTACAAGCAGAGATGCTGGGGTTGATCGGTTAGCAAAACGTACAACACATCAATCAACGATTCTGTAGAGCTGCCACAAgtgctttttttcatttcatttttttcattcggCCTACCACAAGCCCGAGCTGACAGATACAACGGTTACAAAAAGTCTCTCACAGCCGACTAATTAAAACATTGAATCGTTTTCATTTACTAGATTCATGCGATGGAAACTCGAAAAAATCGAAAATCTGAGTTCTCGTACAAGGCCACAAACCTCTGATTTTCCGATCAGCCTTCATTGTTCTATTCAGAGgttatgaattattttacatGGACTTTTCGtcattattcattaatttgcTACAACTACCATGCAATTTCTCCAACATCATGAAGAATACTAAACTATACAAT is a window from the Acropora palmata chromosome 14, jaAcrPala1.3, whole genome shotgun sequence genome containing:
- the LOC141866656 gene encoding melatonin receptor type 1B-B-like yields the protein MSMRLLNKSHLPLEKRSQAINMENNSWTTATVVVAAILVCTVIFIGILGNLVVLLVTIKGNRVRTKGRAFIASLTIADTLASTNLIFMLTSAVSYGKWVFGGTFCQLNGFLTSQFVASSTYSLQAISVNRYFIVVKENLYGSVFTARNQLLTIALIWCIPIPLAIGPVLGWSHFEFQPGKCLCLYDFRSSISYSMAVVLVTVLLPLLVMSLCYFLIFKRVTHHSNQVDTVMNNAQTLNIREVKITKTLFVVFAAYVVCFAPAAIVNLLKIVIPTFKIPLWIDILFTILVFFNHANNPIIYGALNRQYRKAFKDIFRNSVRLSYSGNDPVLAGNRVLPQVVDTKRLEVGLGTSRDAGVDRLAKRTTHQSTIL